The following are encoded in a window of Coleofasciculus sp. FACHB-1120 genomic DNA:
- a CDS encoding helix-turn-helix domain-containing protein, whose protein sequence is MEAKSENLERKTCPAETTLKAISGRWKLLIVAELWSGVKRFGELQRGLEGITQKMLTQQLREMEEDGIIHRQVYPQIPPKVEYSLTPLGESLKPIIQAMHELGTQL, encoded by the coding sequence ATGGAAGCTAAAAGCGAGAATCTCGAAAGGAAGACTTGTCCAGCCGAAACTACTTTAAAAGCAATTAGCGGACGCTGGAAGCTTTTGATTGTGGCAGAACTATGGTCAGGCGTTAAACGATTTGGGGAACTGCAAAGAGGGCTGGAAGGAATCACCCAAAAGATGCTCACGCAGCAACTCAGAGAGATGGAGGAAGACGGAATAATCCATCGCCAAGTTTATCCGCAGATTCCCCCAAAAGTGGAATATTCTTTGACCCCTTTAGGGGAAAGTTTGAAACCGATTATCCAGGCAATGCACGAATTAGGCACGCAATTATAG
- a CDS encoding phenylacetate--CoA ligase family protein — protein sequence MLEEQRQRVLTAFQSFLNTPLQWRLQQYRSTSPETATMQLFHEVAATVPAYQAFVKEQGIDPDSIQTFEDFQKLPFITKENYLLRHSLADLCRNGQLEACDTIAVSSGSTGKPTFWPRFLTDELQIAIRFEQIFHDSFQADTRRTLAVICFSLGTWVGGIYTANCCRYLASKGYPITVITPGNNKEEIFRVVQELGSAFEQVVLLGYPPFLKDVIDSGIARGVEWQQYHIKMVFAGEVFSEEWRNLVGERVGSQNPCYDSASLYGTADAGVLGNETPLSIRIRRFLAEHPDAAKALFGESRLPTLVQYDPLSRFFEVHEGTLLFSGDNGIPLIRYHISDTGGLIPYDEMLQFLAEWDFDPVAALQGESAIPHPETSGLGLPELNPAARATQRGIPPLPFVYVFGRSNFTVSYFGANIYPENVTVGLEQPTIREWVTGKFVMQVQEDADKNRFLSVVVELAPQVEASKDKQQAIASSILSQLRRLNSEFANYVPPTYQIPQVTLTPSGDPEYFPIGVKHRYTRK from the coding sequence ATGCTAGAAGAACAACGTCAACGGGTACTCACCGCTTTTCAATCGTTCCTCAATACTCCCCTCCAGTGGCGGCTGCAACAGTATCGCAGCACCTCCCCAGAAACCGCCACGATGCAATTATTTCACGAAGTTGCTGCGACTGTCCCCGCCTACCAAGCTTTTGTGAAGGAACAAGGTATCGATCCAGATTCGATACAAACTTTTGAAGATTTCCAAAAACTTCCCTTCATTACCAAAGAAAATTACCTGTTGCGTCACTCGCTTGCAGACTTGTGCCGCAATGGACAATTAGAAGCGTGCGATACGATTGCTGTTTCCTCCGGTTCAACCGGAAAGCCGACATTTTGGCCTCGTTTCCTCACGGATGAACTGCAAATCGCCATTCGCTTTGAACAGATATTTCATGATAGTTTTCAGGCTGATACCCGCCGCACCTTGGCTGTCATCTGCTTTAGCTTGGGGACTTGGGTTGGGGGAATCTACACAGCAAACTGCTGTCGGTATCTCGCTAGTAAAGGATACCCGATTACGGTGATTACTCCTGGCAATAATAAAGAAGAGATATTTCGAGTCGTGCAAGAACTGGGTTCTGCATTTGAGCAAGTGGTGCTGCTGGGATATCCGCCATTTCTAAAGGATGTCATTGATAGCGGCATCGCGCGGGGTGTGGAGTGGCAGCAATATCACATCAAAATGGTGTTTGCGGGAGAAGTCTTCAGCGAAGAATGGCGCAATCTTGTCGGAGAAAGAGTCGGTTCTCAAAATCCTTGTTATGATTCTGCTTCGCTTTATGGGACAGCCGATGCAGGCGTTTTGGGCAACGAAACCCCGCTGAGTATCCGCATCCGTCGGTTTCTGGCAGAACATCCAGATGCTGCTAAGGCATTATTTGGGGAATCTCGCTTGCCAACACTGGTACAGTATGACCCACTAAGTCGCTTTTTCGAGGTTCACGAGGGCACATTGCTGTTTTCCGGCGATAACGGAATTCCGCTGATCCGCTATCATATCTCCGATACGGGAGGCTTAATCCCTTACGATGAAATGCTCCAATTTTTAGCAGAATGGGACTTCGATCCAGTCGCGGCGTTGCAAGGTGAAAGTGCCATTCCTCATCCCGAAACCTCCGGCTTAGGGCTACCCGAACTCAATCCGGCGGCGCGGGCTACACAAAGAGGAATTCCTCCCTTACCGTTTGTTTATGTGTTTGGACGGTCTAATTTCACGGTTTCCTATTTCGGCGCAAATATTTACCCGGAAAATGTGACGGTGGGGTTAGAACAACCCACGATTCGAGAGTGGGTGACGGGTAAGTTTGTGATGCAGGTTCAGGAAGATGCAGATAAAAACCGCTTCCTGTCCGTGGTTGTGGAGTTAGCGCCCCAAGTGGAAGCCAGTAAGGACAAGCAGCAAGCGATCGCATCTTCGATTCTTTCCCAGCTACGACGCCTCAACAGCGAGTTTGCCAACTATGTCCCCCCAACCTACCAAATACCGCAAGTTACCTTAACTCCCAGCGGCGATCCAGAATATTTTCCGATTGGCGTGAAGCATCGCTACACCCGCAAATAA